In Bacteroidia bacterium, one genomic interval encodes:
- the cyoE gene encoding heme o synthase → MIFQKTYHTHALPGIYLRQKLSDYGQLVKFRLTVMVIFSTFAGFLLGSGLQVDWFQLIMILVGGFMIVGAANGINQIIERDADKKMRRTENRPLAQNRLAVWEAAVFCIILGLSGVLLLGFVHNPLTGWLSFASLVLYAFVYTPLKKHSPIAVFVGAIPGALPPAIGYAGATGSIDGIAISLFLIQFIWQFPHFWAIAWVLQEDYQRAGYNLLPLGGEKNRRGAFQIVMFSMLIIPVSILPAVLGIGGVVSAIAGLAGGIYLLARSMVLFRRLDDPSARKLMYASFIYIPAVFLIFILDRFFIV, encoded by the coding sequence ATGATCTTTCAAAAAACATATCACACACATGCCCTACCCGGAATTTATCTCCGGCAAAAACTGTCGGATTACGGCCAGTTGGTAAAATTCCGCCTTACCGTCATGGTGATCTTCTCCACTTTTGCCGGCTTCCTTTTAGGATCAGGCTTACAGGTGGACTGGTTTCAACTCATAATGATTCTCGTGGGAGGATTTATGATAGTTGGCGCTGCAAATGGCATCAACCAGATCATAGAGCGCGATGCTGACAAAAAGATGAGGCGGACGGAAAACAGGCCCCTCGCTCAAAACAGGCTGGCCGTCTGGGAGGCCGCAGTATTTTGTATAATCCTGGGGCTGAGCGGTGTGCTGCTGCTGGGTTTCGTTCATAATCCGCTTACAGGCTGGCTTTCGTTTGCTTCCCTCGTCCTTTATGCATTTGTTTACACACCCTTAAAAAAGCACTCGCCCATTGCCGTTTTTGTAGGTGCCATTCCCGGAGCTTTGCCCCCCGCCATCGGATATGCTGGCGCCACTGGCTCCATTGACGGAATTGCGATTTCTTTGTTTCTTATTCAGTTTATCTGGCAATTCCCGCACTTCTGGGCAATTGCCTGGGTGCTTCAGGAGGATTATCAGCGGGCGGGATATAATCTTCTTCCTCTGGGGGGCGAAAAAAACAGGCGGGGCGCATTTCAGATTGTAATGTTTTCGATGTTGATCATTCCGGTTAGCATTTTACCGGCAGTACTGGGAATAGGAGGAGTAGTTTCGGCAATAGCAGGTTTAGCCGGAGGAATATATTTGCTGGCGCGGAGCATGGTATTATTCAGAAGGCTGGATGACCCCTCAGCACGGAAGCTGATGTACGCTTCCTTTATTTACATTCCTGCCGTTTTTCTCATCTTTATTCTGGACAGATTTTTCATTGTATAA
- a CDS encoding cytochrome c oxidase subunit 3, translating to MVEAKILQGEKRNYIVHPVRFNLWLFLVTVTMLFMAFTSAYIVRRAEGNWLYFDLPILFAVTTGIIVFASVLLQAAVYAARKNELAWLKILLWGTTLFGLAFVTGQFLAWQDLVANKIFVSGNVAGTFLYIISGLHAIHVVGGIVVLGATLYSTYHYKVHSKEMLRISLCTTYWHFMTILWVYLYIFLLLFR from the coding sequence ATGGTTGAAGCTAAAATATTGCAAGGCGAAAAGAGAAACTATATCGTCCATCCGGTAAGATTCAACTTGTGGCTTTTTCTTGTGACTGTAACCATGCTATTTATGGCCTTCACAAGTGCATATATCGTCAGGCGCGCAGAAGGGAACTGGCTCTATTTCGATCTACCCATTCTGTTTGCAGTTACCACGGGCATTATCGTATTCGCCAGCGTTTTATTGCAGGCAGCCGTTTATGCCGCCAGGAAAAATGAGTTGGCCTGGTTGAAAATATTGCTCTGGGGAACAACACTTTTCGGCCTTGCATTCGTAACGGGGCAATTCTTAGCCTGGCAGGATTTGGTTGCGAATAAAATTTTTGTTTCCGGAAATGTTGCGGGTACCTTTCTTTATATAATTTCGGGGCTTCACGCCATTCACGTTGTGGGAGGTATTGTTGTGCTGGGCGCAACCTTGTATTCAACCTATCATTACAAAGTACATTCAAAAGAAATGTTGAGGATAAGCCTTTGTACTACGTACTGGCATTTTATGACGATACTTTGGGTTTACCTTTACATTTTCCTCTTGCTTTTCAGATAA
- a CDS encoding cytochrome c oxidase subunit II transmembrane domain-containing protein, with product MNILSLKKNGMIRPLILLLLFLPVLSQTTLAQDVAAGEKLFQQNCTQCHKLGSKLIGPDLLGVNDRLEEEWLIRFIHNSQEVINSGDEYAQNLFEQYNNVLMPPAPLDDNEIRSVLAYIENETTTRAQATAETADIPGQGEVTSKSDLSSDMLFQFLIAAIILVLLVIFGLTLSILRKVMALNDKKAMMEIDWQTLSPRLLLAFLIIGLCATAYEFIVHGAMTLPVASSEHGVELDLLFNITLGITLLVFLITQVLLFYFTYKYGRTEKNKNKKALFYPENNKLELFWTLVPAVVLFVLIFFGFRTWQEITDSPEKPEVEIEIFAYQFGWQARYPGPDGVLGRSDFRLISVDNPLGLDFEDENAQDDKITSELHLPVDREVLFKFRARDVIHAAFFPHFRAQMYCVPGMPTQFKFRPTVTTEEMRELVENEEFNYELACNQICGAAHFNMRMEIFVDELPEYDTWVGEQSAFYSTYQNSVEDGTASIAPVSVTPIK from the coding sequence ATGAATATTCTGAGCCTGAAGAAGAACGGGATGATAAGACCGCTGATCTTACTGCTGCTGTTCTTACCCGTTTTATCTCAAACCACCTTAGCCCAGGACGTAGCTGCCGGGGAGAAGCTATTCCAGCAAAATTGTACGCAATGCCATAAGTTAGGCAGCAAACTCATTGGTCCTGACCTGCTAGGGGTCAATGATCGTCTTGAGGAAGAATGGCTTATACGTTTCATCCACAACTCGCAGGAAGTTATTAATAGTGGCGATGAATACGCTCAGAACCTCTTTGAGCAATACAATAACGTGCTGATGCCCCCAGCTCCGCTTGATGATAATGAAATTCGATCGGTGCTGGCATATATTGAAAATGAAACGACTACAAGGGCACAGGCCACTGCTGAAACAGCGGATATTCCTGGACAGGGAGAGGTCACGTCTAAATCTGATCTGTCATCAGATATGCTGTTTCAGTTTCTGATTGCAGCCATCATCCTCGTTTTACTGGTGATTTTTGGCCTTACATTGAGCATCCTCCGCAAGGTCATGGCGCTGAATGATAAAAAAGCCATGATGGAAATTGATTGGCAAACGCTGAGTCCGCGTCTTTTGCTGGCTTTTCTCATTATCGGTCTTTGTGCAACTGCTTATGAATTTATCGTACACGGAGCGATGACGTTGCCCGTAGCCTCCTCGGAACACGGAGTTGAGCTTGACCTGCTTTTCAACATTACACTTGGAATAACGCTGCTGGTGTTTTTGATAACACAGGTTCTCCTATTCTACTTTACATATAAGTATGGCAGGACAGAAAAGAATAAAAATAAAAAGGCGCTGTTTTATCCGGAAAACAACAAACTTGAACTTTTCTGGACATTGGTTCCTGCCGTGGTCCTATTTGTACTGATATTCTTCGGATTCCGTACCTGGCAGGAAATTACGGATTCACCTGAAAAGCCGGAAGTAGAAATTGAGATCTTCGCCTACCAGTTTGGATGGCAGGCGCGTTATCCCGGGCCTGATGGCGTTCTGGGCCGCAGCGATTTCCGGCTCATTTCAGTGGACAATCCGCTGGGCCTGGATTTCGAGGATGAAAATGCCCAGGACGATAAAATTACTTCTGAATTGCATTTGCCAGTGGACCGCGAAGTCCTTTTCAAATTCAGGGCAAGGGATGTAATTCACGCAGCTTTCTTCCCGCATTTTCGCGCACAGATGTATTGTGTACCCGGAATGCCCACCCAATTTAAGTTCCGGCCCACAGTAACCACAGAAGAAATGCGCGAACTGGTGGAAAATGAAGAATTCAATTATGAACTGGCCTGTAACCAGATATGTGGTGCAGCGCATTTTAATATGCGCATGGAGATTTTTGTTGACGAGCTTCCCGAATACGATACCTGGGTAGGTGAACAATCAGCATTTTACTCAACATATCAGAATTCTGTTGAGGACGGCACAGCCTCAATAGCACCGGTTTCGGTTACCCCTATAAAATAA
- a CDS encoding COX15/CtaA family protein: MSSSYHKGTVYKKLGLITLFFLFGLILIGGIVRTTGAGMGCPDWPQCFGMWIPPTNVSQLPENYQEIYKDHGYASMEFNAVRTWTEYINRLFGALTGLFILATLIASFPYLKRDSTVFYLSLAAFLMVCFEGWLGAKVVASNLAPKMVTIHLLVAFLIVATLIYALLRAYHLPPNSLSNTGSGQYKTIQLIAIPAIVVTLVQVIIGTFVRQEVTELTHLLPSAESWLVQSAATLPLHRSLAWLVIATNGLLIYMIIKKFGWKGEIIWAAVGVCLVTAAQILTGILLTYFGFPPAAQALHILLAAMLFGFQIWILGIASLAIRYNEVERKSLKFEFSLK; the protein is encoded by the coding sequence ATGTCCTCCTCCTATCATAAAGGTACAGTTTATAAGAAGCTGGGGCTTATCACACTGTTCTTCCTCTTCGGCCTTATTTTGATTGGCGGAATAGTACGAACTACAGGTGCTGGTATGGGATGTCCTGACTGGCCGCAGTGTTTTGGTATGTGGATACCACCTACAAACGTTTCTCAACTCCCTGAAAATTATCAGGAAATATATAAAGATCACGGATACGCTTCAATGGAATTTAATGCCGTCAGGACCTGGACAGAATATATAAACAGGTTGTTTGGAGCACTCACGGGCTTGTTCATACTCGCCACACTCATAGCCTCCTTTCCTTATCTTAAGCGGGACAGCACCGTCTTCTATCTTTCCCTTGCGGCTTTCCTGATGGTATGTTTTGAAGGATGGCTGGGTGCCAAAGTTGTAGCTTCAAACCTCGCTCCCAAGATGGTTACCATTCACTTGCTTGTGGCATTTCTCATTGTGGCCACGCTTATTTATGCATTATTGAGGGCTTATCATTTGCCTCCAAATTCTCTGAGCAACACAGGAAGTGGTCAATATAAAACCATTCAACTTATTGCTATTCCGGCTATCGTTGTTACGCTGGTCCAGGTGATTATAGGAACGTTCGTAAGGCAGGAAGTGACGGAGCTTACCCATCTCCTTCCTTCTGCAGAATCCTGGCTTGTTCAAAGTGCAGCAACTTTGCCTTTGCACCGCTCCCTTGCCTGGCTCGTCATTGCTACCAATGGTTTATTGATCTACATGATCATCAAAAAATTCGGGTGGAAAGGAGAAATAATTTGGGCAGCCGTAGGTGTATGCCTGGTAACTGCAGCCCAGATCTTGACAGGAATTCTGCTCACCTACTTTGGATTCCCTCCCGCAGCTCAGGCACTGCATATTTTACTGGCAGCAATGCTTTTCGGTTTTCAAATATGGATTTTAGGAATCGCAAGCCTTGCCATCCGGTACAATGAAGTTGAAAGGAAAAGTTTAAAATTTGAATTTTCACTAAAATAA
- a CDS encoding cbb3-type cytochrome c oxidase subunit I, producing MAQTAAIHTEEIHHHEHSHHKETFITKYIFSQDHKTIAKQYLITGIVMGFIGGFLSVLFRMQLAWPDDTFPWLEIVLGGWAPGGRIDPNFYMSLVTIHGTIMVFFVLTAGLSGTFSNLLIPLQCGARDMASPFLNMLSYWLFFLSCVVMLSSFLVETGPASGGWTVYPPLSALPAAMPGSGMGMTLWLFSMALFIASVLMGGLNYISTILNMRTKGMSMTKLPLTIWALFLTAVLGLLTFPVLFAAALLLIFDRTLNTAFFLSDIWINGAPLIDQTGGSSILWQHLFWFLGHPEVYIVILPAFGITSEILSIQSRKPIFGYRAMIGSLLAISLLSFLVWGHHMFVTGMNPFLGSVFLFTTLLIAIPSAVKVFNWLATLWRGKIDFSSGMLFSIGVVSLFISGGLTGIFLGNAAVDIPLHNTYFVVAHFHIVMGSSAIFGMFAGVYHWFPKMFGRMMNRSLGSLHFFLTFASVYMVFFPMHFIGIGGVPRRYYSFTSFDFANIWMDLNIFITLSAILGFGAQFIFLYNFFHSIYKGKKASRNPWKANTLEWTTPLRPGHGNWPGPIPEVHRWPYDYSHPDTKLEYIPQTISDEDLAAGIDYDSESYDPIKHTTSPYAERSDYIVEEHEEEREKGE from the coding sequence ATGGCGCAAACAGCGGCTATTCACACTGAAGAAATACATCACCACGAGCATTCGCATCATAAAGAGACTTTCATTACGAAGTACATCTTTAGCCAGGATCATAAAACCATTGCCAAGCAATACCTCATCACAGGTATCGTCATGGGTTTTATTGGTGGTTTTCTCTCAGTTCTTTTCAGAATGCAGCTTGCCTGGCCAGATGATACCTTTCCCTGGCTGGAAATAGTGCTGGGAGGTTGGGCTCCCGGAGGACGAATTGATCCTAACTTCTACATGTCCCTGGTCACCATTCATGGTACCATCATGGTGTTCTTCGTACTTACCGCAGGACTTTCAGGCACTTTTTCCAACCTGTTGATTCCGCTGCAATGCGGAGCACGGGATATGGCTTCGCCCTTTCTGAATATGCTGTCTTATTGGCTCTTCTTCCTTTCCTGCGTTGTTATGCTTTCCTCATTTTTAGTGGAGACTGGGCCTGCTTCAGGAGGTTGGACCGTTTATCCTCCTCTTAGTGCTTTGCCTGCAGCCATGCCCGGATCCGGAATGGGAATGACCTTATGGCTCTTCTCAATGGCGCTCTTTATTGCTTCAGTACTTATGGGCGGCCTTAATTATATAAGTACTATTCTGAATATGCGGACTAAGGGCATGAGCATGACCAAACTGCCGCTAACCATCTGGGCTTTATTCCTGACAGCGGTTCTGGGGCTTCTCACCTTTCCAGTACTTTTTGCCGCTGCCCTGCTGCTTATTTTTGACCGCACATTAAACACTGCCTTTTTCCTTTCCGATATATGGATTAATGGTGCCCCGCTCATAGATCAAACCGGGGGCAGTTCAATTCTTTGGCAGCACCTGTTTTGGTTTCTCGGCCACCCGGAAGTATACATTGTAATATTACCGGCATTTGGAATTACTTCCGAAATATTGTCAATACAGTCGCGAAAGCCGATTTTTGGATACCGGGCTATGATCGGATCATTGCTGGCCATTTCACTCCTCTCTTTTCTTGTATGGGGCCATCACATGTTCGTTACGGGAATGAATCCATTCCTGGGTTCTGTATTCCTGTTTACTACACTGTTAATTGCAATTCCTTCTGCGGTTAAAGTATTTAACTGGCTTGCTACGCTATGGCGCGGGAAAATTGATTTTTCATCAGGAATGCTCTTCTCAATTGGAGTGGTTTCTCTGTTTATATCGGGCGGGTTGACTGGAATTTTTCTTGGAAATGCAGCCGTGGACATCCCCCTGCATAATACCTATTTCGTAGTAGCTCACTTTCATATTGTGATGGGAAGTTCAGCAATCTTCGGAATGTTTGCCGGAGTATATCATTGGTTTCCGAAGATGTTCGGGCGAATGATGAACAGATCACTGGGTAGCCTTCACTTCTTCCTCACCTTCGCTTCTGTTTACATGGTATTTTTCCCCATGCACTTTATTGGAATTGGTGGAGTTCCCAGAAGATACTATTCCTTTACTTCTTTTGATTTTGCCAATATCTGGATGGACCTGAATATTTTTATTACCCTTTCTGCGATCCTTGGATTCGGGGCTCAGTTTATTTTCCTTTATAATTTTTTCCATAGTATTTATAAAGGAAAGAAGGCTTCACGCAATCCCTGGAAAGCCAATACGCTGGAATGGACAACACCATTAAGACCAGGACATGGAAACTGGCCAGGCCCTATTCCTGAAGTGCATCGCTGGCCTTATGATTACAGCCATCCTGATACGAAGCTGGAATATATTCCGCAAACTATTAGCGATGAAGACCTTGCAGCAGGAATTGACTATGACAGCGAATCCTATGACCCGATTAAACATACCACTTCTCCTTATGCAGAACGATCGGATTATATAGTGGAGGAGCATGAGGAAGAAAGGGAAAAAGGAGAATAA